In one Vibrio sp. VB16 genomic region, the following are encoded:
- a CDS encoding efflux RND transporter permease subunit: MFNLAEFAIRQRTFVMFFTVISIVAGLYSYFDLGKLEDPSFTVKTAVVVTLYPGASAQEVEAQVTDTIETKLQEMGELNRLRSLSRPGVSMVFVDIKESLNSKALPQQWDLLRRKVDDVKLSLPSTAQISIVQDEFSEVYGMLFAIHSNDANPEELRRYGEELQRQIKSVNGIKKVELHGVQPRTVYIDMPDERLSQYGLSLAQVWSQLNSQNMTFEAGKFDVGNERVRVHQSSEFQSLDDIRNLVIKGGVSNLGSSLIRLGDIADVTMGYHTPALVENRFNSEPSVTLAVSPAQGINVVSLGGTITSIIDNYQASLPLGVEITKVAFQPEEVQKSIDNFVGNLLESVGIVFIVLLIFMGFKSAAIVGGSLLLTILLTLIYMNFADISLHRVSLGTFILALGMLVDNAIVVTDMMIAKLNKGMERTKAAIEAVKETATPLLGATIIAIMGASPVLFSKTDAAEFAGSVFYIIASSLLLSWLVAVTFTALMCWVFIKPTKQSGAKKTSYYKKLVGWTVDHPVRTLSALIPLIVVTVVAIPYVAINFIPQSDRPIVFLDYWLPNGAKIEQTSSDMKKIENWLLEQPEVESISSSIGASVPRFSVTVEPEPLDPAYGQVLINVRNFQAISTLVERGDKWLLTEFSDAEPRFRGLKLATSDKYSVEARFSGPDVDVLHDLANQAKAIMATHPEAKYVRDDWRQKSKVLKPIINQEKARRSGINRADIAFAMKRASDGMPLGQMNLNDELIPIQLRASKQTMSSLETLPVKSLLGLHTVPLGQVVDGFELNAEESMIWRRDRVKTITAQAGVERTTTPANVRNAVLAQIEAIELPQGYSMEWGGEYYDENKAVTDIMKQLPKALLIMVLILVYMFNGFKQPVIILSTIPLAATGATFALLSFDKPFGFMALIGAITLMGMIIKNGIVLIDQIELERANGRSLSDAIKEATINRTLAISMGALTTAFGMIPLLSDLLFDQMAATIIGGLAAATVLSLFVMPALYKLAYKENTADSKSQVPEPAVLDIQPV; this comes from the coding sequence ATGTTCAATCTAGCTGAGTTTGCTATTCGTCAGCGAACATTTGTTATGTTCTTTACCGTCATAAGCATCGTCGCAGGCCTCTATTCTTATTTTGATTTAGGTAAACTTGAAGACCCAAGCTTTACGGTAAAAACGGCGGTCGTTGTGACGCTTTACCCCGGCGCCTCTGCACAAGAAGTAGAGGCTCAAGTTACGGATACGATAGAAACTAAACTCCAAGAAATGGGTGAACTCAACCGCCTACGTTCTCTATCTAGACCGGGTGTGTCTATGGTATTTGTGGATATCAAAGAGAGTCTTAACTCGAAAGCGCTACCACAACAATGGGATTTACTGCGCCGAAAGGTCGACGACGTCAAGTTATCGCTCCCAAGTACTGCACAGATCAGTATTGTTCAGGACGAATTTTCAGAAGTCTATGGCATGCTTTTCGCCATCCACAGCAACGACGCTAACCCTGAAGAACTGCGTAGGTATGGGGAAGAGTTACAACGCCAGATAAAAAGTGTCAACGGAATAAAAAAAGTCGAGTTGCATGGTGTTCAACCACGAACGGTTTATATTGATATGCCAGATGAAAGGCTTTCTCAATATGGCCTCTCGCTTGCTCAGGTCTGGAGCCAACTGAATAGCCAAAACATGACATTCGAAGCGGGTAAGTTCGACGTTGGCAACGAACGCGTTAGGGTTCATCAAAGCAGTGAGTTTCAATCCCTTGACGATATTCGTAACCTAGTCATAAAAGGTGGGGTGAGTAATCTTGGTTCTTCTCTCATTCGTTTAGGCGATATCGCTGATGTCACCATGGGGTACCATACTCCCGCGTTGGTAGAAAACCGTTTCAATAGTGAGCCTTCTGTGACACTCGCAGTGAGCCCTGCTCAAGGCATTAATGTGGTGTCGTTAGGTGGCACAATCACATCAATTATTGACAACTATCAAGCCAGTTTACCACTCGGTGTTGAGATTACGAAAGTAGCTTTTCAGCCTGAAGAAGTGCAGAAATCTATCGATAACTTTGTCGGTAACCTTCTGGAAAGTGTTGGCATCGTATTTATCGTGTTGTTGATATTCATGGGCTTTAAGAGTGCTGCTATTGTTGGCGGTAGTTTGCTCTTAACCATATTGCTGACGCTTATTTATATGAATTTCGCTGATATTTCGTTACACCGTGTTTCGTTAGGTACCTTTATTCTAGCCTTGGGAATGTTAGTCGATAACGCGATTGTGGTTACGGATATGATGATTGCGAAGTTAAATAAGGGCATGGAAAGAACAAAGGCCGCAATAGAGGCAGTGAAAGAGACCGCAACGCCACTGCTTGGTGCCACGATCATTGCCATCATGGGCGCTAGCCCGGTTTTGTTTTCCAAAACGGATGCTGCTGAATTTGCGGGCTCTGTATTCTATATTATCGCGTCATCGCTATTGCTGTCTTGGTTAGTCGCGGTCACGTTTACCGCTTTGATGTGTTGGGTTTTTATTAAGCCGACGAAACAATCCGGTGCAAAGAAAACCAGTTACTACAAAAAACTGGTAGGCTGGACTGTCGACCATCCAGTCAGAACATTGAGTGCTCTGATACCACTTATCGTCGTTACCGTCGTAGCGATACCATATGTCGCAATCAATTTTATACCCCAATCAGATCGTCCTATCGTGTTCCTAGATTATTGGCTGCCAAATGGCGCAAAAATAGAGCAGACGTCTAGCGATATGAAAAAAATCGAGAACTGGTTATTAGAGCAACCCGAAGTAGAAAGTATTTCATCTTCGATTGGTGCAAGCGTGCCTAGGTTTTCTGTGACGGTAGAGCCTGAACCGCTCGACCCTGCATATGGTCAGGTTCTAATAAATGTACGAAATTTCCAAGCAATTTCTACACTGGTGGAGCGGGGAGACAAATGGTTGTTGACGGAATTTTCTGATGCAGAACCTCGCTTTAGGGGTTTAAAGTTAGCCACCTCGGACAAATACTCTGTCGAAGCGCGGTTTTCTGGTCCGGATGTCGATGTTCTTCACGATTTGGCGAATCAAGCAAAAGCCATCATGGCAACGCATCCAGAAGCCAAATATGTAAGAGATGACTGGCGTCAAAAAAGCAAGGTATTAAAGCCGATCATTAATCAAGAAAAAGCGCGTCGTTCAGGCATTAACCGAGCAGACATCGCTTTTGCAATGAAGAGGGCGTCTGACGGAATGCCGTTAGGACAAATGAACCTAAATGACGAGCTGATCCCCATTCAATTACGAGCGTCAAAACAAACCATGTCATCACTCGAAACGTTACCAGTGAAGTCTCTACTTGGATTGCATACGGTTCCGCTTGGGCAGGTGGTGGATGGTTTTGAGCTCAATGCTGAAGAGAGCATGATATGGCGCCGTGATAGAGTGAAAACGATAACCGCTCAAGCGGGCGTTGAACGTACTACAACACCCGCCAACGTTCGAAATGCGGTGCTTGCACAAATTGAAGCCATTGAATTACCGCAGGGTTATAGCATGGAGTGGGGTGGGGAATATTATGATGAGAATAAAGCGGTTACAGACATCATGAAGCAGTTGCCTAAAGCACTGTTAATTATGGTGCTTATTCTTGTGTATATGTTTAATGGTTTCAAGCAACCGGTTATTATCTTGTCCACTATACCGTTGGCCGCAACAGGTGCGACGTTTGCGCTACTGAGTTTTGACAAACCATTTGGTTTTATGGCGCTGATTGGTGCAATCACGTTGATGGGGATGATTATCAAAAACGGTATCGTGTTAATCGATCAAATCGAACTCGAACGAGCCAACGGCAGATCGTTATCAGACGCGATCAAAGAAGCAACAATCAACCGTACTTTGGCCATATCGATGGGGGCGTTGACGACAGCATTTGGCATGATACCACTGTTAAGTGACCTGTTGTTTGACCAAATGGCGGCGACGATAATTGGTGGTTTGGCCGCTGCAACCGTGTTATCGCTTTTTGTAATGCCTGCGCTATATAAATTGGCTTACAAAGAAAATACGGCAGACTCAAAAAGTCAGGTGCCAGAGCCTGCTGTTTTAGACATTCAACCAGTGTAG
- the dcuC gene encoding C4-dicarboxylate transporter DcuC: protein MLSIIISLIVTGFVATFVLKGYKAQAILIAGGIVLMVSAMLIGKGLPLPEGASSGSQWLDIFHFIKLTFSSQSAGLGLKIMAIAGFAFYMHEIGASESLVRVLTRPLTHIKHMPYLFMAMCFVIGEFLSIFITSASGLGVLLMVTLYPLMRSVGLSRLSACAPIATAVAVEMGPGQGNVNFAAEIIGIDVVDYVVKYQMSVAIAALAVIAVLHVLVQKYFDVKSGHIASEHRDLNELTDAQSNQDASHSYAPKIYAILPVIPLVLIFTFSKLMVSSIKMDVTTAMLVSIAVTLCFEFVRRDNAKAVVESIQIFFDGMGRQFANVVTFIVAGQVFAQGLKTIGAIDVIVRAAESAGFGPVLMTIVMVAIIMVSAILMGSGNAAFFSFANLVPEIAAKMGIAPVMMLLPMQFVAGMSRNISPIAPNMVAIAGVADVSPFELAKRTTIPMVGGILISVFVSITSF, encoded by the coding sequence ATGTTATCTATTATTATATCTCTTATCGTTACGGGCTTTGTCGCGACATTTGTCCTTAAAGGGTACAAGGCGCAAGCTATTTTAATTGCTGGCGGCATTGTGCTGATGGTTTCGGCAATGTTGATTGGAAAGGGCCTGCCTTTACCTGAAGGTGCTTCCTCAGGATCGCAATGGCTCGATATCTTCCACTTTATTAAACTTACCTTTTCTAGCCAAAGTGCAGGGCTTGGTTTAAAGATTATGGCTATTGCCGGTTTTGCATTTTATATGCATGAAATCGGAGCATCAGAGTCGTTGGTTCGAGTGCTTACTCGTCCATTGACACACATTAAACATATGCCTTATTTGTTTATGGCTATGTGTTTTGTGATTGGTGAATTTTTATCCATTTTTATCACCAGTGCATCCGGTTTGGGTGTTCTGTTGATGGTGACGTTATATCCGTTAATGCGTAGTGTTGGTTTAAGTCGCTTGTCAGCGTGTGCCCCTATTGCAACCGCGGTAGCGGTAGAAATGGGACCGGGTCAAGGTAATGTGAATTTTGCTGCCGAAATCATTGGTATCGATGTGGTTGATTACGTAGTGAAGTATCAGATGTCAGTTGCTATTGCTGCACTGGCTGTCATTGCTGTATTGCATGTCCTTGTTCAAAAGTATTTCGATGTGAAAAGTGGTCATATTGCGAGCGAACATCGTGATTTAAATGAACTAACAGATGCACAAAGCAATCAAGATGCAAGTCATTCATATGCTCCTAAGATCTATGCCATTCTGCCTGTCATACCTTTGGTATTAATTTTCACATTCAGCAAGTTGATGGTTAGCAGCATTAAGATGGACGTAACGACAGCTATGCTTGTATCCATCGCTGTAACGCTTTGCTTTGAATTTGTTCGTCGTGATAACGCCAAAGCCGTCGTAGAATCAATTCAAATATTTTTTGATGGGATGGGAAGACAGTTTGCGAATGTAGTTACCTTCATTGTTGCTGGTCAAGTGTTCGCCCAGGGTTTAAAAACGATTGGAGCGATTGATGTAATAGTAAGAGCCGCAGAATCAGCAGGATTTGGACCCGTATTAATGACTATAGTGATGGTCGCAATTATCATGGTGTCTGCAATATTAATGGGGTCAGGCAATGCGGCATTCTTCTCATTCGCCAACTTAGTACCTGAAATAGCGGCTAAGATGGGCATCGCTCCTGTGATGATGTTATTGCCAATGCAGTTTGTCGCTGGTATGAGCCGTAATATTTCTCCTATTGCTCCTAATATGGTTGCTATTGCCGGGGTAGCCGATGTATCACCGTTTGAACTTGCTAAACGAACAACGATTCCTATGGTTGGCGGAATTTTAATCTCAGTATTTGTAAGTATTACGAGTTTTTAA
- a CDS encoding 4'-phosphopantetheinyl transferase family protein — MSATPLIQLWFFSLAQLDDGDSLTENMKCWLSKDELSKVARYRQHESRTKALYVRSLLRVVLSQYAPISPDEWQFEYGKNGKPALITSQRTQTGIEFNISHSGDYLLIGVIVAKNETLQLGVDVEHARTSTNIDPILNHYFSNQEASALLALPRSQQRQRFFDLWALKESYIKATGQGLAKSLKSFGFDLTMEKKEWLLIQTTKSTPSLGQNEQYRKVEFYRGIAPFFIENRESSLASQPSNQPDWQSCLGRLNEQYRFAVTLGNGTKPMKLSATLIDPIQLLQSTDSHGLN; from the coding sequence GTGTCTGCCACTCCTCTCATTCAACTCTGGTTTTTCTCTTTAGCCCAACTGGATGACGGCGATAGCCTGACGGAAAACATGAAATGTTGGCTCTCTAAGGATGAGCTGAGCAAAGTGGCGCGTTATAGGCAGCATGAGTCGAGAACAAAAGCCCTTTATGTTCGTAGTTTACTCCGAGTGGTATTGTCACAATACGCCCCTATTTCGCCTGATGAATGGCAATTTGAATACGGAAAAAATGGTAAGCCAGCGTTGATAACCAGTCAACGCACTCAAACAGGCATTGAATTTAATATAAGCCATAGCGGCGACTACTTGCTCATAGGCGTCATAGTAGCGAAGAATGAGACACTGCAACTGGGCGTAGATGTAGAGCATGCCAGAACAAGTACCAACATTGACCCCATCCTCAATCACTACTTCTCTAACCAAGAAGCCAGCGCTTTATTAGCACTGCCGCGAAGCCAACAAAGGCAGCGTTTTTTTGATCTTTGGGCATTAAAAGAGTCGTACATAAAGGCAACAGGACAAGGCCTTGCAAAGTCATTAAAGTCGTTCGGATTCGATTTAACGATGGAAAAAAAAGAATGGTTGCTTATTCAAACGACGAAGTCTACACCCTCTTTGGGTCAAAACGAACAATATAGAAAGGTAGAGTTTTACCGCGGAATAGCGCCCTTTTTTATTGAAAACAGGGAAAGTTCACTCGCTAGCCAACCGAGCAATCAACCTGATTGGCAGTCTTGCTTAGGCCGGTTAAATGAACAGTATCGTTTTGCCGTTACGCTCGGCAATGGCACCAAGCCAATGAAACTAAGCGCGACATTGATAGACCCTATTCAACTCCTCCAATCAACAGACAGCCATGGATTAAATTAA
- a CDS encoding thioesterase family protein has protein sequence MSKIHHHPVQIYYEDTDHSGVVYHPNFLKYFERAREHVIDSDKLATLWNEHGLGFAVYKANMIFQDGVEFAEVCDIRTSFEFDGKYKTLWRQEVWRPQATRAAVIGDIEMVCLDKEKRLQPIPNAILTSMMNGD, from the coding sequence ATGAGTAAAATACACCATCATCCAGTACAGATATATTATGAAGATACCGACCATTCAGGCGTGGTTTATCATCCCAACTTTCTGAAATATTTTGAACGAGCGCGCGAGCATGTTATCGATAGTGATAAGTTAGCGACCTTATGGAACGAACACGGTCTAGGGTTTGCGGTTTACAAAGCAAATATGATTTTTCAAGATGGCGTAGAGTTTGCGGAAGTCTGTGATATTCGTACATCCTTCGAGTTCGATGGCAAATACAAAACCTTGTGGCGTCAAGAGGTCTGGCGTCCCCAAGCAACCCGAGCAGCCGTTATTGGTGATATAGAGATGGTCTGTTTAGATAAAGAGAAGCGGTTGCAACCGATTCCCAACGCTATTCTAACATCAATGATGAATGGGGATTAA
- a CDS encoding efflux transporter outer membrane subunit → MNSFKFYRKTSLTFAPIALAVILAGCAVGPEYKEPTVSMAESYLYVESDESLQTDHWWSQFNDSTMNALVTDVQQQNVPLKMAAQRIKMANSYKSIVESFKVPTINVGAGYYNYQLSKNDSLMGPALSPLGESTSALPPSLSNTTLLDNQHDGGFLGASITWELDILGRIDHQSNAAEIRVEQAGLYADGLTTLITADIVHNYLQYLGAQERIHLAELNIEDQKKSLELIEKVVNNGYGSELDLVQAKASLAAMESIIPQLEIAQQVHKRRIATLLGEPLSKVDIRLASNETLPDMNGVIPVGLPSDLLQRRPDIRIAEREMAAINEEVAASVANRYPKFFLTGAPGVSASSFDDLFSSDSVGWVGSAGVSWNVFDGGRGKAMVELTEARFDAAVLGYEYAVDSAITEVDSMLFAYGRSQENEDRIEQALKASEKAVSKAVSLYNAGLIDHLSVLDAQRQKRVIEDRQVAARLQVAQVTVGVYKSLGGDWKINTEIGD, encoded by the coding sequence ATGAATTCTTTTAAATTTTATCGCAAGACGTCGTTAACGTTCGCTCCTATCGCACTGGCTGTTATTTTAGCAGGTTGCGCCGTTGGCCCGGAATATAAAGAGCCAACGGTTTCTATGGCTGAAAGCTATCTATATGTTGAGAGTGATGAGAGTTTGCAAACCGATCATTGGTGGAGTCAGTTTAACGACTCTACTATGAACGCACTTGTTACTGATGTTCAACAGCAAAATGTGCCCTTAAAAATGGCCGCACAACGTATTAAAATGGCGAATAGCTACAAATCGATTGTCGAATCTTTCAAGGTGCCAACCATCAATGTTGGCGCGGGATATTACAACTACCAATTGAGTAAAAATGATTCGCTAATGGGGCCGGCGCTCTCGCCGTTAGGAGAGAGTACTAGCGCACTTCCGCCTAGTTTGAGCAATACCACTCTGCTTGATAATCAACACGATGGTGGTTTTCTCGGGGCAAGCATTACGTGGGAACTCGATATCTTGGGGCGTATTGACCATCAATCGAATGCCGCCGAAATACGGGTAGAACAAGCAGGCTTATACGCCGATGGGTTAACCACGCTAATCACCGCAGACATCGTCCATAACTATTTACAGTATCTAGGAGCTCAAGAACGAATTCATCTCGCAGAGTTGAATATCGAGGATCAGAAAAAGAGCCTAGAGTTGATCGAAAAAGTGGTGAACAATGGCTATGGTTCCGAGCTCGATTTGGTTCAAGCCAAAGCCTCTCTGGCTGCAATGGAATCTATCATTCCTCAACTAGAGATCGCTCAGCAGGTCCATAAAAGACGTATCGCGACCTTATTAGGTGAGCCTTTATCTAAGGTCGATATTAGGCTGGCGAGTAACGAAACATTGCCTGATATGAATGGGGTTATTCCGGTCGGATTACCTTCAGATCTGCTTCAGCGACGTCCGGATATTAGGATAGCAGAACGCGAAATGGCGGCGATTAATGAAGAAGTCGCCGCTAGCGTAGCTAACCGTTATCCTAAGTTTTTCTTAACGGGTGCGCCGGGGGTTTCTGCCAGTAGTTTTGATGACTTGTTTAGTAGTGATTCTGTTGGTTGGGTTGGCTCTGCTGGAGTGAGTTGGAATGTGTTTGACGGTGGCAGAGGTAAAGCCATGGTAGAACTAACCGAAGCGAGATTTGACGCTGCGGTTCTAGGTTATGAATATGCTGTTGACTCTGCTATCACTGAAGTGGATTCAATGTTATTTGCCTATGGAAGAAGCCAAGAAAATGAAGATCGAATCGAACAAGCGTTAAAGGCGTCTGAAAAAGCAGTAAGTAAAGCGGTGTCCCTTTATAATGCCGGCCTTATCGACCACCTTTCAGTACTTGATGCTCAGAGACAAAAGCGTGTGATTGAAGACCGACAAGTTGCTGCTCGTTTACAAGTCGCACAGGTTACCGTAGGCGTGTATAAGTCATTGGGAGGCGACTGGAAAATAAATACAGAGATTGGCGATTGA